Within the Medicago truncatula cultivar Jemalong A17 chromosome 4, MtrunA17r5.0-ANR, whole genome shotgun sequence genome, the region ttaaaaatttaacacTACGTAGTTGCTGACCTACATGCAAGAAGGAACTAACgtttagaaatattatatagttAGCCAAGTGATCCATCTgctttgttttaattaattaataactaATGCAAGTGAAGATGCAAAGCGTGTATACCCATtccaaatcaaaatatcaaGTTGAGAATAAAGAATTAATAGAACACTACAAATACAGAATAAATTGAAGCTCTCGTAACCGTAGTTAAACATATAAACGTGTCTTTGatagcttagctcagttgatatgtATAATACATGATATATACAAGGTCCGGCGTTcgaacctaaaaaaaaaaacggtaaTATAAATGTAACAGAAAAAGActgtaatttaaatattttagagTCTATATATACAAagacatcataacataaactaAAGATCAAtgcatttcatttaataaaataaaatgttcgaAATACAATCAGGAAATAATCGTAAAAATATTGTGAGTAGCATAGTTAGTAGATGTTTTTACAAAAGCATCATAAACGCTATTATCATTTGTTTGGAGGGAATCGAACATATAACACATTGGTAAAAGTGTGAAGCCTATGCCATTTTTACTGATAAGTTTAATGTATATagtttctttaatattttagcTTCACCAATATCGAAAGTCTAGATCCGCTTCTGGATGACTGTCACCTTCACCTTCACTTGCTATAATATCcgatttaatttgttgtttagtTGCTATTGACGACGGCCACTATTTGAAACATTTATGCAATAATTCTATCATTTTTGCTCTCATTGACCTAAAGTTCTAGATCGTCTAGTAATAATATTGTTGgcttataaaaaacaatataaactaAACTTAGGTAAGCAAGCATGCTTTAATCACAGTTTTGGGTTTTTATTTctagcaataaaaaataatgagtacgtaaatcattaaaatcatctctTAACGTTCTTAAATACGTCTTTAAGATTAGGAATATTTTAAAGAGGTTCATTGTATCATATTGTTCATTgtagttataaaataaattgaaagtagttccgtgagcataactcagttgataggacaatgtattattatatgtaaaggttggggtttgaacctcggatactccacttattcaccttataaaaataaattgaaagtaAGTAGTGAAATACATCGATGAAATTGATAATaagttgttaaaatataaaaataagtaaatgaTTATATGTAAAGACCAAACTTAAAAGAAGAATATGGACCACACGAAATGGAACGTGGGAAACAACATGAGGCTGAAGCTTACACGTGCTCGTTCCAATATTCGTTTTTCATTTGCCACAAACCACACCCAACAAATTCAATGACCTATTCTACTACTAATTGACCATAAGTCTCATTTATAATAATCACAATTCATACAACAACGATAACAATCTATACTGATGTTATAGTATAAAAATGGGTATTCTAGTTCAAGTTCTACTTCTagatttgaaatgaaaatgtaATCTCAGTATTTTTATTTCTCAATTAGTCTCGAGGTTAgaattcatctttaaggtgaataagtggggtgctCGGGGCTCGAACATCAACTCTAACATATAATAATGAATTGTCTCTATCAACTGGGTTATGCTACGGGAACATCTCATACCCTTTTATTACATTTTGCATTCtaactctttttttaaaaataatactcaAAATACGCTTACAGATGTAAAAAGGACGGTTTAAGTCGGTTCTTGATAACCTGCAAAATTTTGGTTATTGTATTGCACTCGGTGACGGATTCTTAAATTTTGACGGGTGTTGGCAAGATTTTATAtagtaaatatttatacaaaattttaAGGAATGTTTTAGTGATCAATTAATAACATCATTGTCATTGAGAAAAATACTTGGGATTATAAACACtactattatatattaaaaaaaataaaatattaatttacatctacaaattaaaattgttctTTATGTGTCTTTATTACTGTGGAATTTTGTTCATTTGCAACACTCTAAAAAaatagagcaatgatatttgtacatctatttaatgacaactttgtttttctctcttttgattggtcaaaaacaatgaagagagaaaaagaaagagaaagaataataacatcatgtgaacatgagagagaaagttatcaaaaaattgtagtaaaatggttgtacaaatattatttctcaaaaaaatatccTTCTCTATGTgtgtgaaaaaaaatcattcaaaatttcttcTCATAGGCATTTACACAGAGGGGACCGGTAAactaagaaatataaaaaaaaaatacacaaaataaGAGGAAAATACGTCACCAATTACATGGATAAATTCATTAGACTTTATGATAGGGTAAAGGAATTGGAATCAAATAACTCAACAGTAGCGATGGAGCATTAACAAGAATTGGAATTGAATattacctccggtcctatttataaaaaaatgttaattttttagattcattcaataattgatGTAGCTAGCCTAgaaatagaccaaatacatcaactattgaatgaatcaaaaaaataaattgtttcttatatatagaaccggagggagtatatatgaTAAAGAAACAATGCAGCAAtggaattaaataaataaatgcagcAAAAACAAAGTAATTCAAATTGAAATACATAGCAAAACAGATTTGTAAAACGGCACCGAATTCAATTGGAATAAAATGGGTGATAAAGAaatggcttaattacacttttacatttttggtcctcgaGTTTTGGCTtactcacgaaaatggtcatACTCttttaaaacacaacaaaattgtccttcaattatcaattttgttgcatttttcgtcatACTCCCCATTTTATTCTCAAAAAATGCGCAGGTGGCAAGTGAACGCCTATGTGGCATCTAgtttgaaaaatgtcatttaCATATCATTGAAACaaccatttttaattttaaaaaacaatttaaacagtcataaattaaaacaaaaaaaaaattgtaattaaaaaaatttcatccattttcaattcattttccCATAGATTCATAATCCCTCTTCATCATACcaacaccatcatcatcaacatccaACATACCATTTTCAGATCCATATTTTCATATTCATGATACCACTATTTTGGCATTTTCAGAGTGGGGAAAACACAAATCCATACATCATTGATTGGaataaaattaagttgtttcAAACCAGAAGGGATCTGAAAACGCAGAGCATCTTCATCGTAGAGTGACGAACCCAGAAGTAGCTCAAAAGAAGGAATCGCAGTCCTGAAATAAACAAGACGAAGCTTCGAAGTAACGATTACGACCCAGATATCACCGAAAAAAGGACCTTCATCGGAGAGAGACTGAACCAGATGAATCCAAGGAGAAAAATAACCCGAAAAGCTCGACACACAGTAGAGAGTGAAAACGGCAAAGTAAGTGGAATAAACTATCAAGAAACCATGAAATTTCTTCACCGTAAAATCACCGGAGAGGTTAGGTGTTCGCCGGAATAAAGCCAAAGAGAAGAGATAACAGAGAACTCCAACTTCTCTCAAAAGGGTTTTGTGAATTTAGGGatgatgaatttatttttttgaataagggatgatgaatttaaggaagGGATGAATTGTAAATGGATGAAGAGAATAGATGAATCAATGTTAATAATTCTCGATTTTGATTTACAACataggtttttttattttattttaagcattttattttttttaattgttttctaaatttattatttaattgattcaaATGACATTTTCCAAGTGGGAATTGTCAATGTGCGTTTTTGGAGGATAAAATGGGGGTAggacaaaaatgcaacaaaaatgataattgaaggacatatttgttctgttttaaaagggcaggaccattttcgtgagtaggccaaaatacgaggactaaaagtgtaattaagcgtAAAGAAAACTAGGAACTTGTGATTAAGAAAATACGCTTCAGAACTTCATAAAAATACGGTAGCCAAAAggtttcaacaaaaataatgaaataaaactcaaaatccaaaataactagggtttaaaattatgttaaattgTATGGGAGCTAGGGTTCTTTACGATGAGTGTCTCAATGTATTTTTATACTCTAGTTCTCCAGCAGAAAAATTGTCAAATGTTGTTGGGCTTGTAACGCCGGTcatgatttctttcttttctttctttttctttactttttctttttatacccTATGTTCCTGAAACACATCAAAATATCAGTCTGTAACCGTGCAAAACACAATAATTGActctaaaataaatgaaaaataaactatttagaTAGTGCATTTTGCATGTTATCAATTTGCAGGATAATAACCATTGGATTGTCGTCGTGGGGGACGATGCCCTCGTAATCTTTTGCTGAAAAGGTAATGTTGGTTTCTTGCCCACGCGTTTGATTAACACTATCATCGATAAACATAACTGGCCTTACGTGCCTTTTTCGGGAAGAGCTTGACTCACCGCCACCTGCGAAGTTGCCGAAAATGGTGTTGAGAGTGTGTCTTTCTTTGTGATCCCCGTCTCGGTCATCCTTTCTGTCCTTGTTGGATTCCTCAGGGTGTATTTTTTCCTCACTGTGGTTGCCTTTTACATAACCTCAGAGCTTTCCATCTTATATTAACTTATTGATCTCCCTATTTAGATGTATGCAATCATCGGTAATGTAGCCTCTTATTGTGTGGTATTTTCACCATGTGTTCTGATCGAGTGTGATTGCTCTATGGTTCTGGGGGATCAAGGATCAGTTTGGAGTGAAAAACTTCCTTGTATATTCGCTCAGGTCTTGTGTTTAGTGGGTAAAGTTGTCCACACCGTAAGGTCTTTTGTCTTGTCTCCTATGGGTGGCGAATAATAACCTATTCTATCAGAGTTAGTGTTTCCTCACTCTTCGGTGTCTCTGGCCTTCTTCTCTTCATTGCTATCTTCTCCCTTTATATAACATTTGGCCGTTTCCATGATTTCCTCCATTGAGTCTGCAGGTTTCTGACTATGGCCATGCAGGTGTTGTACACAGTGATCTGCTCCACTGAGCCGCCCTTGCTGTTGAAAGAGGTGAGGGATGGCGGTTTGAAATTCTCTCGGATGGGTGCGTTCCATATTTATGCTGGTCGCCCTGTTGCGATTCTTCTTGCTCGTGATGTTACTGCTGAATAGTCTCCATAGAAGCCTGAAGGGCTTCGTTCCTCTCTTGTAGTTGTGCAATTTGAATTTGCATCGCCTCAACGGTGTCGTGATCAGATGAGCCAGTCATCATGGTGATGGAAGAGTGAGAAGGGGTTTCTAAATCGCGATGAGCGTTACGATATAGAGGTTAAGATTTACTATTTTCTAAATCACGATTAGAGTTGCGATTTAGAGATTGcggtttttgtttttctaaatcGCGATTACGATTCAGAGGTATGATCGAGGTTAGTTTTACCGaggccccacggtgggcgccaactGTACTTGTAGTGAGTACAATATCTAAAACTAGAGTTTAGTTTGTTTAGGTCATGCCTTGAGAATGCTCTCAAGAGGGGTATTTATAGTCTCTTGTGGGCTTGGAATTCGGTGTTTTAAGTCCCAAGCAACTTGGGCCCTAAGTCACTCTAGAGCATTCTAGATGCTTCTAGAAGCTTGTTGAGGCGATGCCCTTAGGGGAATACGCCTGGGGCTTCAGGATCCCTTCGAGAGCGTGATTGAGCCATTCTGGAGGACGTCTGAGCCCTTAAGGATAGATTGACAGTTCAAAAATGCATCATAATTCTTGTTAAACTATATAAATGAGGGAAAATATAGTAAACTTTTAGCACaaaaaataagcataaaaatagaatattcataaaaatgttttataaaGAATTGTAGTCATACAGACAGCGTCTATCTGGCAATTAGAAAGGGATACattgaatgatgaatttttaatttatgttatttaattccTTACCTCTTGATACAATTTTGACCGATATATAATGGAataatgaatttattatctttttcgctttattatttaaatagtAAACCAATAAGACGTAACTTGTTAAGTTTTTTCCTATTTCCttaccaaataaataaataaaataaaatgtaacaaCTTACCAATGTGGGTTTggtttaatatatttgaatggTTATTTCCTGGTGTTTGGAAGGATAAGTTTAATAGTGAaactttttttggtggtggctgGGGTTTGAATTtcagatcttgcatatattatgcgtCGTCCCTACCAAttaagttaagctcacgaagatACTTAATAGTGAAACTAATAGTTGGGCATATGAGGACAAGGAAGAGATGCGAAaactattatatatatttcataattgtTCTCCTACAAATGAAAGACCATTTTTCAAAAGTGATATTATGAATGATGAATTTtcaatttatgttatttaattatgtttaagtcCTTACCATATGCAACAAATTTAACCAAGATACAATGTGATGATAAATTTGATCATCTTATTCAtgtatttgtttaaatttaaatgattaacaaataaaaacatatcaaCGCGGGTTGGATTCATTGGATTTGGAAAGGGAGTCTCTCCTACATCATGGTGAATCAGGGTTCAAATCTTACTTAGAAGGTGTGGGATAGTTCTACAAGTATGATttcttataatatatgtaaCCTATGAACCCACTTGAGTTGTTTTAGTGGTGTTGACTTGAGATCTTAAAGTGTACTCTTCTCATGGTCTCAGGTTCGAATTTCACAAGTGTCAATTTCGATGGTCTAAATTAGCTTATTCAAAAAGTATAGGGAACCTATGAAACTTAAAGAAGGATAATAACTTATTGTATCAAGTCTATCATATCCTAACCGAAAAGtacattaaagaaaaaaactctACTAGTTTCCgaatataaatattaaagtaactttatttagaattaattttctttaattattaaaaagtaaaaattctttaaaatgatattctttaaaaattctTGCTCTTACTTGTTtttctatttcccttttattgaaataagtgattttcacatctatttcgttttattttgtgatttcatcgtctTCGTGCGACGTTGGTTGTTCGTCATCTTTGTACGACGTTGGTTTTTCGTCTTGTTTCTCTCAGGTATTTGATCgcttcagattgtcagatcaacttcgatccagtgcagattcaatcaatgactttgacgtcatccacgttgcagatACGGAAACATGATTATTCCGGAGatttaaatatattcatatgtgtaggcatttgtactttgccgttttatgctaataacatggatgttgtgagcctGTTCatagattcatcctttttgcttatagcgaatttgcattatatcgatgtactctttcaatttgaataaatgaatatattttattttgtcaaaaaaaaaaattaattgtgcTTCCACATGACTCACTTCCAAATTTGCACAAATTAAATATGCCATAAATTATTTTGTCTTTAATAGATAAATAGACATTTTCTTCAATACAAAATAGATAGTATATatagttttaaaatattgtaatttttaaaaaatatgtatatcagattaaagtaaaaagtaaatattcagaacaaaaagtaaaatagattgtgttttaaatattattaataaaaataatattgtaatgTTTCAAACACAATATTGTTATTTGGtacataataaaattttaaagggttaatagatctttaccccctgtaatatatggcacttttggttttgccccctgtaaaaatttttttttagattccgtccttgtaaaatgaagattcttcaagattgcCTCCTGAGCCctgtgactcagcagaatctatgaTGTGGCGCCTACATGgctttttctttatattttttatttttttttgcttgccacgtgtaaaaaatagtttacacgtcatttttatttaaaaaaattaaaataaaaaataaaatttaaaaaaccaaaaatcatattttaaaaaatctgaaaattaatttccaaaattttaaaaaatctgaaaaaattcaaactatttttttaaatcgaaaaaaaattaaattttttttccaaaaattaaaaaacatttagatttttttttctgaaatagaaaattgtcttatctttttcgaaattaaaaaacattcagatttttttcgaaataaaaatgtttttttaattttttctacaaagaatgaaaattctggaaaatattttaatttttaaaaatttggatataaatgtttttaaattccaactatttaatctgaaaaaaaaaatttgattttatttaaatttttaaaatcttaactttagatattttcgaaaattttaaatttagaaaaaattctgatttgtttttgaaattttttataaaattcagttttttattttaaaaatacttcctaatttcagaaaaaaaatgattttttttttaaataaaaaataaattcgtaaaaattcaagaattttttgaatttttttctaaatgttaacTTAATATATTTCCCATCAATGACAGGAAAACCCATATGGTATACCGTTTCCATTCTCGAACTTAATATAtttccaaattttccaaaaaaattatactaaatttaaaaaaaaatccgaattcaattaaaatgattcaatttggaaaaaaaagtattatctaatttttttgaatttgtaaaaaatatttgaatttttttctaattatttaatttcaaaaaagaatttataaaatttctggaataaagattttgaaatataaaatatttttttttattttaaaaattaaattaaaagaatctgaatgttttttctgattttaacaaaaatccggaacttaattttttttaaaaatctgaatttttaaatttttttcgattttttaaaaagaattaggaagtattttaaaaaaaatctggaactttattttaaaaaaaaatttcaattttttaaatttttgaaaaaaaatttctatttttttttctgatttttaaattatttttcgttttttaaaaaaaaatagattttttttattttttttaaatttaaatgacatgtaaattattttttacacttggcatccaaaaaaaaatgaaaaataaaaaaaaaatgccatgtAGGTGCCACAtcatagattctgctgagtcacagGGCTCAGGGGACAatcttgaagaatcttcattttacaaggacggaatctaaaaaaaaaaatttacagggggcaaagccaaaagtgccctatattacaggggggtaaagacctattaacccaattttaaaatagtacttCATGTATTTAATTAAACTGATTGCAGTGTTCTTATTTCCactatgaaataataatatgaaagaAATCTTCAAAGCTCAAAAgtagaataataatattttcagTGACATAAATTTCAAATAGGAGTAGAGACCCTGATAATTTGGAACATCTGAGAGGTAAATAAAGtattataaaaagttgtttcaCCCATAAATCAAAATTTCGTTCTCCCGATTATTTTATTCGAATAAGAATACAATAGACAAAATCATGTTGATTAAGAATAGTAgttaatcatatttaattttctacGTATAATTAACAATTTCATAAGGAAATATCAGAAAATGAGAcgaaaaaagtcaaatgtatttggtttaaaatTTAGACCAAGTGCATTTGGTAATTAAACTCTCCaaaatgatataataatttatttcatctatattactccctccgtcccattttAACTGAGCTCTTGActcatttcacacttattaagaaaaagtgtataagtgaaagagagagaaaaatgagtttGCGTGTCTTTATCAACTATTggtgcattcttctttatcgtaaatgcaaagtagaatatatcGAATTGGAAGtggtgaaagtagtattaattagtcttataattgaagaagaaaaaaagtaattaatattgtattgaaaagtgaaataggTCAATTTTTctgggacaatatttttttgcaaatgactcagttattatgggacggagggagtatatatgaAGAAAACTACCTCTTTCCGTACttttgggttgaatttttccgtccaaaaataccctcaattttcaatgaaaataacacatgtaacgaatagataagaataaatttaaatattaaaccaaatgtaacaaacatgatatgaatatattttttttttgttttttttttacctttaacatttaaaaagtgtaacaaactagattaacatatttatacttactttttcatcattACATTTATtcccttaaacaatttttttctatagTAAAATTGTTgctggtgtcattaaaaaaagaatttagattatattttttgttatattgtattaTTGTCGGTGtcgttgaaatagataatcatggttagtttgattttttataattatatataaataccCACATTTCTTGTGACAGAAATATATACATtggaaaacaaaatttcatcttCTTTAAAGGTACTATGTCTTAACAACAAACTCTGTctcattttaattcttttcttctctccGTCTCATTCACTTTAGTTCCCTTCAACCCAATTCTCAAATTTCCCAAATCCGTCTCAATCCCTAATTCCCCTTTCTTCTTTCTCGAGCTTCTTATTCCATTATCTTATTGGGAGCGTGCTACAATATTTCTGATCCgatctattttttatattaattgtttttcattcaattGAACATTTAATATAGTATAATTGACGGATGTTATTCATTCTGAACAGATCGTGATGAAGTCTTAAGTACATACAGGGCACAAGAGAGAGTTTGCCTTTGCACTTAACTCTCACTTTGAGATCGGGACCTCGTTGAGTATAATCCGACCTCGTAAGAACCAGAATATGGTTTCTGCTCCTAAACCTAAGAGGACAAGAATGTCTTGTTCACATGAAGAACTAAAGGACAATATTGTTGTTGAAGCTGTCGCAAAAGATGGTGATgatgttgagaagaaaatgaaaaataagaagaagaagaagaataagaataagaagGAATCAAATCTACGAAGCAATGAATCAAAGAATCTCCAACCTAGTCCAAAACATACAACTCAGACTAGTAATAGTCACGCCTCACCAACAACCATTAATTATAggtattttgtttgtttcatagtcgtaattttatttactatatatTGGTACgttgcaaaatatattttttgtgttgatGATATAACATCAATTGTCCGTTAATTATTTCAGATCCCCCGAACTAATTGTGCCTCAAACTTCattatataaaggaatgaagtgCAGCACATATTGTGAAAAGAGATCGCGAAGACTAAAAAGAAagtatgtttgattttgttggtCGAATATAAAAATTTACATCATATTAAAGTATTATTTGATGGACGTATTAATCTcctattttattgttttattttttattacgttttaaatttttaaagggATCAATGCTTGCATAAGTTGGTCTTTCAAGAAAATGTGTTGGAAGATGGAGCTGCAGTAGGATACTTTGTTTATGAAGAGGTTGGTTTGATGATAAATTGttcttacatacatttttttcacCCTTGACTTTTCTGATTATGTTTTTCATGTATTTGCAGAAACAATTGCAGGGAGAAATAAACATAAAGCAATCTGGTATTTTGTGTGATTGTTGTAAAGAAGTGGtaattttatcttattatttaatatatgttatGTCATCTATCAGCTTCGAGCagatattagaattttttttttgccaaattaAAAAACTGGATGAACAGGTCAGCCCTTCTAAGTTTGAAGCACATGCTGGTTGGGCATCGCGACGAAAACCGTGAGTTTTTATTTAACCTGTATTACTAGATGTTGGATACTTGGTGCATATATTATTCCCTTAGATTTGAGTTCATATGAACTTGTTGCCATAACTTTTAATAGGTCAGTCATGGAAGCATGTTTgcgcataaaaaaaaaaaatagttttatttgtatatatatttgagttttgTCTAGTAGAGTCCGTGAAAATATGCGGAAAATCACACACTCCTCAACAAGCCTAGGGTTGTCATTACATGCACATCGTTGCAATCAAAGACTAGTTATATTTATACATTGGATTTTATCTTCAtctaattatattgtttttttttcctcaagtTCAATGTTTTAGCTCTTATTTGTTTATGCCACGAAGAATTCTAGTATGGTGttttgggaatcaacaatttttttctttattgtagTTACTTTCACATACGCACAACTGACGGAGTCTCATTACATCAGTTGGCCATTAATCATAGAATTTCTATTTCCAATAGTGATGAACACTGCAGTAAGTGCAAACAAAGAGGGAATTTGTTATGTTGTGATGGATGCCAAAGAGCTTTTCACTTAGGTGAAGTCTTGAttactttatttatatttttgcaaGATTGCAACTTAAGGTTTCTATTGCATCATTCATCATAATGTTTGCATATAGTATGTGTTTATACTTTATTTCATCAAGATCTAGAATAAcaagtttttactttttcattTGCAGGGTGTATTCCTGTTGAATCCCCACCAAAAGAGAAGTGGTACTGTGAATATTGTCGTAATAAACTTCAGAAGGACAAAAATGTAGAGCATAAAGAAAATGTTGTGACAACTCAAAAGATTATAGAGAGTGATCCTTCGGAACAAATAGCCAAGATATGCACTCTTTCGGTAAAACATAAAGAGGTTGAGCATAGTTCATGTGCATTGTGCAGGTaattcctattttattttatgagtgAGTTATGCCGTGaacatttttcattgttttatctATTTGTTGTTATGTTCT harbors:
- the LOC11411059 gene encoding increased DNA methylation 1, with translation MVSAPKPKRTRMSCSHEELKDNIVVEAVAKDGDDVEKKMKNKKKKKNKNKKESNLRSNESKNLQPSPKHTTQTSNSHASPTTINYRSPELIVPQTSLYKGMKCSTYCEKRSRRLKRKDQCLHKLVFQENVLEDGAAVGYFVYEEKQLQGEINIKQSGILCDCCKEVVSPSKFEAHAGWASRRKPYFHIRTTDGVSLHQLAINHRISISNSDEHCSKCKQRGNLLCCDGCQRAFHLGCIPVESPPKEKWYCEYCRNKLQKDKNVEHKENVVTTQKIIESDPSEQIAKICTLSVKHKEVEHSSCALCSERHFNNGEFSPWTVMICDQCEKDYHVGCLKDHNMANLKKVPKHYWFCGVDCYDIHMKLKNFMARGDVLLSDSLLSLIKNKKEQKGLETEFGLDIKWKVFNRQLIVSKIITSSLLSDVVTIFHEQFDSIVVTGTKIDLIPAMVKGRKIKDKYYFGGMYCAVLIVNQVVVSAGIFRVFGKEVAELSLIATKAEYQKQGFFKCLLSCIENVLKELKVERLVLPAAHEAESMWIDKFGFTEPNQGLINNFRKFYHNLMIFEGTSLLQKKLVLPSQ